A region of the Ranitomeya imitator isolate aRanImi1 chromosome 10, aRanImi1.pri, whole genome shotgun sequence genome:
tgcacatggccttacactatactgtatatgtgcacatagtacagtggtgccaatatacagtatgaagcatcatgtgtagtcattatacagtatggagcatcatatgtggccattatacagtatggagcatcatgtgcggccattatacagtatggagcatcatatgtggccattatacagtatggagcatcatgtgtggccattatacagtatggagcatcatatgtggccattatacagtattgagcatcatgtgtggccattatacagtatggagcttcatgtgcggtcattatacagtatggagcattatatgtggccattatacagtatggagcatcatgtgcggccattatacagtatggagcatcatatatggccattatacagtatggagcatcatatatggccattatacagtatggagcatcatgtgtggccattatacagtatggagcatcatatgtggccattactgtatacagtattgagcatcttgtgtggccattatacagtatggagcattatgtgcggccattatacagtatggagcatcatgtgcggtcattatacagtatgaagcctcatgtgcggccattatacagtatggagcatcatatgcgcccattatacagtatgaagcatcatgtgcggccattatacagtatgaagcatcatgtgcggtcattatacagtatggagcatcatgtgcggtcattatacagtatggagcatcatgtgcggtcattatacagtatgaagcatcatgtgcggccattatacagtatggagcatcatatgccgccattatacagtatgaagcatcatgtgtggccattatacagtatggagcatcatgtgcggtcattatacagtatgaagcctcatgtgcggccattatacagtatggagcatcatatgcgcccattatacagtatgaagcatcatgtgtggccattatacagtatggagcatcatgtgcggtcattatacagtatgaagcatcatgtgcggccattatacagtatggagcacagtgtggccattatacagtatggagcatcatgtgcggccattatacagtatggagcatcatgtgcggccattatacagtatgaagcatcatgtgcggccattatacagtatgaagcatcatgtgtggccattatacagtatggagcatcatgtgcggtcattatacagtatgaagcatcatgtgcggccattatacagtatggagcacagtgtggccattatacagtatggagcatcatgtgcggccattatacagtatggagcatcatgtgcggtcattatacagtatgaagcatcatgtgcggccattatacagtatgaagcatcatgtgtggccattatacagtatggagcatcatgtgcggtcattatacagtatgaagcatcatgtgcggccattatacagtatggagcatcatgtgcggccattatacagtatgaagcatcatgtgtggccattatacagtatggagcatcatgtgcggtcattatacagtatgaagcatcatgtgcggccattatacagtatggagcatcatgtgcggccattatacagtatgaagcatcatgtgtggccattatacagtatggagcatcatgtgcggtcattatacagtatgaagcatcatgtgcggccattatacagtatggagcatcatgtgcggccattatacagtatggagcatcatgtgcggccattatacagtatggagcatcatgtgcggccattatacagtatggagcatcatgtgcggtcattatacagtatggagcatcatctgtgaccattatacagtatggagcactgtgtggccatatttttttgtttataattattctttatgaaacagtgtgatcagcagtgctaaatgggtgtggttgggatgtggatatgggtgtgactagttgagtGGGTGTGGCcaaaggcatggcctaaaatttgccgcggcatgCGTTGCGcgacgcaaactttgtccctctctcccattttcaaaagttgggaggtatgatgctggacagggaggggggcccagacacatttcttgcacagggacccaaagctgtcagtgtccgccactgGGCCTGAGTGATGTGAAGATCCAGCCCAGGATTGGGCTGAGGCAGCGACACAATGGCAATGGTCCGACATGAAGATGTTATGGAGAGACATGATGTTCTAGGGCAGCCGAGGTGACAAACAGCAGCAGAGATATCAGGTACAGGTTGGGAGGCACAAACTTCTATCTACTGGATCTTCTGTTATCATAGAGGAATGGTCATCATAATGAACCATTCACCTATGAAACATCAGATATGATTTATGGGTATAATCGGTGTCCTGTGTGTACAGCGACCACTCACCTGATGGTCTTCGATGGTTTCACAGTCCAGATCTTCTCATCCATCTAAGAATAACAGAGAAATGGTCATTGGCAGAAACACTGGGAAAAGACAAGGACAGTGATAATAGCCACAAAGTGAGAAGGACATTTGATGGGATTTATCCTCAGAGAAAGTTGATCTTACCGGGCCCAGCTTGGTGACACGTAATTGAAGCCGGCCATGGGGTTAAGGGCTTTCTTTTCCTCCGGCCACTGCATAAGATGTTTCTCCAGAACTGGCCTGAATGGTGTAAATGGTGGCTGTGCTCTCCTTTCCTCCAGATCCTCCCAGCCAATGGTGGTAAAGAATGAATGCTATCGGATGTTCCCGCTCACACCCAATCGCTTCTGAGGAGTTTTGCACAGCAGCTTCTTGGTAAGATCTTGCATGTCAGCATCAAGCCAAGATGGAATTTCAGGCTCTCCTTTGGTAATAGCTCtgtaagccattttgctgacggagCCGGTGTAAAATGGGGAGTGTCCTGTTGCCATCTCGGACACCACAATCCCCAGGCTCCACCAATCCACTGCTGTACCATATCCTCTTTTGCGAAGCACCTCTGGGGCCATGAAATGGAAAGTGCCCGTCACTCCAGAGATGTTATTGGAGGAGGTGACGCCATCTTGGGCAAGCCCAAGGTCGATGATACGGATGTGGCCATCAGCATCCAACATGATGTTATCCGGcttaatatctctgcaatgaaaAAAACATCAAAGTAAGAAATCTGCTGAGTGATACAGGAGATGGAATATGGATCACTGCAAGATCAGGTAGAATAGGGAGACAGGAGCCCAGGAAAGTTGGGGGCAATATTACTAGCACGTAAAGGGGACAGAGAGAAGGAGGAAAGTTCTGCTTACCGGTGGACGATGTTGTGTCCGTGGAGGAACTGGAGGCCACATACGATCTCTGCTGTGTAGAATCTGATGGAGAGAACAGAGTGTAGAATCAATGTCATCGCTGGAACCTCCTTCCTGCCTGGGCCACATTCCCTGCCAGTCCTTTCCAAGCTCCATCCCAACCTCAGCTTTTATTTCCACCCCTCCTCTCACTTTTTGGTATATCTTCCTCTTTCTCACCTTACATTGTCGATGTTCAGAGAGCCATACGTCTCAATCAAAGCCTCGAGGCTGCCGCCGGACAGATGTTCCATGATGAAATATGCACGCTTCCGAGACTGGTGTGTGGCATACAGGTGACATAGGAATGGGCAGTCTCGGGCCGCCAGGAGTATCCGCCGCTCTCTCATAATGATGTTCTCATTAACCTCCTTTTTCTTGATCATCTTCACAGCCATATAGATGTTTCGGCTGGGGACTGATATCAGGACAACCTGAAGAAAGGAATAGATTATGGTTGGAAAATGTGTATGGGAGGTGGAAAACAACTGATTTATCTGCTGCACAAGAAACGGGTGGCCTGAGTGGTTTGTGAGTCTGCCTAGACTTTATAGCAGAACAATGCTTATCGATTAGCATGAAGCTCTATCTGCTCTATGAATGCTCTATGGAGAGGCCTTCCATAATTCCATTATCATCATCTGGGAATAAATAGGACAAACACGATGGTATTTGGAGCTGGTTGGAGTTCAGTATTGGTCTTCTATGAAAGTGCAGCTGATTTAAAAACATAAAGGTTAAAGCATATATTGTATCCTGATAGCATCATATATGGACCAGTAGATGGAAATAAACTGTCACCTCAACTCCCCACAGATGTAATCCCAGAGATCAGCTCTTCAATGAATCAGAATACCCGTTTATAGCAGCACTAAACCTAACTATGGTGATGAGGTGAGCCAATATGTGAAATAATCATGGGGTCATGGGAGCGTTTGTGTGTTTTGTCTGCCATTCCATAGAAGAATTATTAATCAAATCccccatgtactgtatgtactagAGAGAAAATAGAGGAAAAAACAAAATAACGTATCTTTAAAATTAAATAGTTTATTTCacatataaatattaaaattaaaacaaGGGAATATCACAAAATTATTAAGGGTCATACAGAGACCAGGAATTATGAACAATTGGACATATATAATAATGATAAATGCCAAAGAACACCTAATTCCTTTTAAATATCCCACCATCAACACTCAATAGAAAATACTCAGTGCCAAAATCTTTGTTGTGGTAACCAGATAATTAGAATGGTAAAGAGCCTAGTGAAAATAGGCGCATTCGTAAAGGCTAATGCCCATCTGTAAACTATATCATGTTACTTACATAAAGTATTAGCCTGGTGTCCGCGCCCTCAaataccccgacagcgccgtttcaccGTAATGGCTTCCTCAACAGGGGGCATGTGTGCTGCTCAAGAAACTGCCCATCTATAGATATCCCCGTCCACAGCTGATGGTAATGTCGGCATCACCGGTGATGTACTGCACATGCGCCGGTCCCTGGACTTCCTCCTACGTAAAGAGTGCCTTCCTGCTCATCGGGTCTGGAACGCAAGCGTGGAACGCTATGCGTCACCATGGTGAGCAAGGCAGGAAGCCACGGGGAAGTTCCTGACCTGCGCATGCGCCAACCGGGCGCCGAGAATCACAAAGAACATAAAGGAGCTATGAATAAGAATAGAGGGAATCCTGGCAGGCAACAAGGTGCCGTTGTTGAAAAAGGGGGATTTTTTGGAAATATGGGCTTACATGTATCTATttataaagtgcaaaaagtgcataATTATTAAATCTAATAAAAATTACATATGTTTAAAAGTCATGTGTGAAGTATAATAAAGAAAGAAACCTAGCGCACAAATATATATCAATATATGAATCATGTAAATTAATCACAATTAATAATCATATTTACAATAAATTAAATTTCGTATATTTAAATAAAAACAACAGCAATAATAAATATTACCTATTATAGTGTCCTATCAAAATATACATAATATAGCTAGATATATTAAACCCAAATTTTAATAGATATATTAAATATAATCCCCTATATTGCCACATTTAATCTCATGCACAAGATTGAACAACAAAAAACATGTTATATACCTACTCCCTAACTTATTAACAATCTACAAATTTCATGACACAAACATAAACgaacaacatacagtggggcaaaaaagtatttagtcagtcagcaatagtgcaagttccaccacttaaaaagatgagaggcgtctgtaatttacatcataggtagacctcaactatgggagacaaactgagaaaaaaaaatccagaaaatcacattgtctgttttttttaacattttatttgcatattatggtggaaaataagtatttggtcagaaacaaacaatcaagatttctggctctcacagacctgtaacttcttctttaagagtctcctctttcctccactcattacctgtagtaatggcacctgtttaaacttgttatcagtataaaaagacacttgtgcacaccctcaaacagtctgactccaaactccactatggtgaagaccaaagagcagtcaaaggacaccagaaacaaaattgtagccctgcaccaggctgggaagactgaatctgcaatagccaaccagcttggagtgaagaaatcaacagtgggagcaataattagaaaatggaagacatacaagaccactgataatctccctcgatctggggctccacgcaaaatcccaccccgtggggtcagaatgatcacaagaacggtgagcaaaaatcccagaaccacgcggggggacctagtgaatgaactgcagagagctgggaccaatgtaacaaggcctaccataagtaacacactacgccaccatggactcagatcctgcagtgccagatgtgtcccactgcttaagccagtacatgtccgggcccgtctgaagtttgctagagagcatttggatgatccagatgagttttgggagaatgtcttatggtctgatgaaaccaaactggaactgtttggtagaaacacaacttgtcgtgtttgaaggaaaaagaatactgagttgcatccatcaaacaccatacctactgtaaagcatggtggtggaaacatcatgcttttgggctgtttctctgcaaaggggccaggacgactgatccgggtacatgaaagaatgaatggggccatgtatcgtgagattttgagtgcaaacctccttccatcagcaagggcattgaagatgaaacgtggctgggtctttcaacatgacaatgatccaaagcacaccgccagggcaacgaaggagtggcttcataagaagcatttcaaggtcctggagtggcctagccagtctccagatctcaaccctatagaaaacctttggagggagttgaaagtccgtgttgccaagcgaaaagccaaaaacatcactgctctagaggagatctgcatggaggaatgggccaacataccaacaacagtgtgtggcaaccttgtgaagacttacagaaaatgtttgacctctgtcattgccaacaaaggatatattacaaagtattgagatgaaattttgtttctgaccaaatacttattttccaccataatatgcaaataaaatgttaaaaaaacagacaatgtgattttctggattttttttttctcagtttgtctcccatagttgaggtctacctatgatgtaaattacagacgcctctcatctttttaagtggtggaacttgcactattgctgactgactaaatacttttttgccccactgtaattaaaATGGTCCATGGCGAATACATCTGCGAGACCGGACCTATTCATATCCTTATGAGGACAAGACAAAAGAAGTAGGACCACTTGATATGATGTCTCTAATTATTAAAGCAGAAGAAAACAGTATTAAAAACAAAACACCCAACAACACACATTAAAATTAGGATAAGAAATATTACTCAGTGGAGAATACTAAACAATTATAGAAATGCAGAAAAGCCCGTGGTTTCATTAAGGCTTTGCGGGACCATGGTTCTCAATAAATAGATCCATCATCTCTCTTTCTGCGCCAACATTTTGCCAAGGTTACCCCCCCTAAAGCCCAAGTCTACTTGATCTATGGCTTGAATTTTTAGTTCACTCGGATCCCAATTGTGGTATAATGTAAAGTGCCATAGAAGAAGATGTCAATGAAtatctatctacagaaaataacagaTGGAGATACAATGACAAATATAGATTGAGAAAGAAAACTATATGAAACTTACTTTGCCAAAGCTGCCTCTACCCAAGACCTTATGGAAGGCAAAGTTGGTCATGTCAAGCCTGGCGTAGGGGCTGGATGTTCCGGTGTCTCTGCTGCATCCAGGTGTTGGTTCTCCTTCCTCCAATCCATTGTCTTCCGCCCCTCTCCTCTTCCTCCTGAATCCATCAGTGGTAATACTCACCTATTCTCTCTTCCTCTTCTCcactctcttctcctctctcttctcctctctcctcttcttcctgaaTCCAGCAGTGGTAATACTCACCTCTTCTCTCTTCCTCTTgtctctcttctcctctctcttcttCTTCCTGAATCCATCAGTGGTATCACTCTGctcttctctcttcctctctcttcctCTTCTCCTCACCCCTCCTCTCCTCGTCCAGTAGTCGCCATTCTCAGTAATCTCTTCCCGCCTGTAGACCTCGGTCCAATCACTTCAGCCGACAGTTGAAAGTAAATGGCAGTTGGTCGTGTGCAGGTGACCAGAGGTCAGAGGTGACGGAAACCTCAGGTGGCTCCTGCCAGGCAGCGGCTCCTGCCCTGCTCTGCCCTATACACTGTGATGGGGGTATCATGGGTGACAGTTTAGGGTCCAGAGGAACGGCAGAGAACTTCATGGCGACTTCTAGTGCTGTTTTTAAATTTCAGAATACATTCTTTTTATCCACATGCACAGAGATGTAATCATATGCCGAGAATAcataaaaaacacaacatactataAAATCCCAGCTCTTCCCATTACTAATGTATATTTAAAAATAATGATTCCTTTTATCTTTCATGTTATAATATTATTTCTCATATATCGCGGTTACTAGAGATTATAGTTTTTAAATATTTAGGAACCCGTgtgtcatttcctttacacttcacaaacactTGTTACCTTGTGTTTGTATCACATCAattcccaataaaaaaaaatgtcagtttTTTGGTGTAACGTAAATACATGTGTAAAAGTTCATGGGGTATAAATACTTTTTCTTTTCAAATAAACTTTATTGGTTTTTACATTTAACAGGGCAGAAAGGAATTAGGTATAAGGGGAATGAGGGGAGGGAAGGGGAGGGGGAGGAAGGCTGGGTAGGAGGGGGTATAGAAGGGGAAGAAGAGGGGAGAGAAGACACAAGTAGGGTGCGTCGACAGGTAATCACGATTGCCAAATAGCAATAATACACTTAAATGGTGAATAATCAAAATGCATGCAGTAACATAGAAAAGGTAGACAAACGAGTCGGTCTAACATAACTAACACTTCTAATCAAACTCCAAATCATGATGTAACATTTTCTGCTGCAAAATATTACGGGAAAACTTCTTCCCATCGAGCCCATTTTTCTGAGAATTTTTTGAAGTTGTCGTTAGCGAAGGCAAATTTTTGCTCATAAGATTT
Encoded here:
- the LOC138651272 gene encoding protein kinase C delta type-like isoform X1 — encoded protein: MPAAEPPSVQSADVVSPEESLPGGSSRCSYFLAVLGLAEARWVLVPSLHLSGHFLVLLTGCLKTSSVVLISVPSRNIYMAVKMIKKKEVNENIIMRERRILLAARDCPFLCHLYATHQSRKRAYFIMEHLSGGSLEALIETYGSLNIDNVRFYTAEIVCGLQFLHGHNIVHRDIKPDNIMLDADGHIRIIDLGLAQDGVTSSNNISGVTGTFHFMAPEVLRKRGYGTAVDWWSLGIVVSEMATGHSPFYTGSVSKMAYRAITKGEPEIPSWLDADMQDLTKKLLCKTPQKRLGVSGNIR
- the LOC138651272 gene encoding protein kinase C delta type-like isoform X2, encoding MAVKMIKKKEVNENIIMRERRILLAARDCPFLCHLYATHQSRKRAYFIMEHLSGGSLEALIETYGSLNIDNVRFYTAEIVCGLQFLHGHNIVHRDIKPDNIMLDADGHIRIIDLGLAQDGVTSSNNISGVTGTFHFMAPEVLRKRGYGTAVDWWSLGIVVSEMATGHSPFYTGSVSKMAYRAITKGEPEIPSWLDADMQDLTKKLLCKTPQKRLGVSGNIR